CTGTCCACACATTTCCGTCAAGAACCACATGAAAGACGTGAATTTGGTGCCATCTCCAGCTTTGATGTTCCTCAAGAGTTTATCTCTCTCTTGATACCATTGCTGACAAGTGTTCAAGAGACTTTCTAGGAAAGTTTGGTTCTTTTCTCGCTCTATTATGGCTATGCACAATTTGGCACCAGCTTCACAATATTTGATACCTTCTATGACTCTTTCCATGATGACTTTGACTAGATCCATGAGAGTTCTGGAGGGAAGTTGGTTTGGATCAACGATTGCCAGTTTTAGATTCTTCTGATCTTCTGCGGAAAATATTCCAAGATCCGTTTCCTCCTTGGCTAATCCCTTGAGTTTCGAAGCCAGATTCTGCGAATCTGCTGCTCCTAGACTCTTAGACCTCTTCAAGTTTTGACTACTGCTTACTTGTTGGTTTGTGTGGGGTTGTTGCTGAACGAAATTGAACGGTTTAGTTTGGTTGTATCCGGTGAAAATGGGATGCTGCGTTAGGAGATCGCTGTTGAATGGTTGGAAACTCATACCGGAGAGGTGGTGGTTCAACAGATGTGCGTGCGAAGAGGCGTGCATTAGGGGTAGTGGCAAAGCAGTGGGTATCAGTGGGATTAGACCAGGATGATTCAGATGCCTCAGTACATTTCCGCTGGACTTGGAGTGTTGTAGATGTGGCAAACGATGCTCTAGGAGTATATCACCGCTGCTTTTCGACGACTGAAGACCGTAAGGTTGTCCCTGATGATTCATCGTGAATTCTTTGGCGTGTACGTTCAACTTTGCAGCGTTGTTGGGAAACTGTAAATCACTCCGCACGTTTGGGGGCCTATAAATTTCCATGGTAGGCTTTCCGCGTATCGACGCCATAGTCTGACATCTCCTCTTCTGCTCCTTGCTGGGTTTCACGAAACTTCTTTCCCTCATGAGGGCCGTGAAGTCAGTCTTAGAACTACGTTTTAAATTGCTGTCCTCCGACATGATTTCACCACGACCGAATTAACTAAACACTGACATAATGCATATTGAAGCTGTTTGTATTGGCAGAACGTACCACGCGCTCGACGAATTAGGATACACAAGGTTGGAAATATTTAATGTCTTCGTCATCCGTTAGTTTTACAAGAGCGTTTTTGATTTAGCGGATTCCAGTCTTAGAATGCTTCCCGTTTTCACTCTTAATTCCGAACGTACAGAAAAAGCTGTTGCTTCCATTCAACGAACGTATGACTGAGGTGCAGATATATTTAGTTTTAGACACAAGTGATGTTCCGGATATAAATAGAAGCATCACGTAGAGTTTTCATTGTCTGAAACGTATACCTACCTACTTGAGTCATTATGCAATTTTGTCCGTCTTTGTTTAACGGATCATTAGTCCTTTAGGCGTGTCAATCCGTTGATTTGTCCCATGCAAAAAGCGATTTTTTCTGTTCGAAAGGGGCTGTCGATTGCGATGGGCTGAACTTGAGTGTATTCTTGACAGTTTAAAAATAGTTTTCCACACGGAACTCAAATGTACGAATAGGACTAATAGCGTTTTCGTTTCCTCGATTATCATCGAAAAATTCTGGGAACTGCTTATGATGCTACGACGTAAATCCATCTATTTCTCGTCTTTTTTCTAAAAGATTGTTTTTTTCAGTGTGATACTGGCTTATACCAGCTAGTATGTATCCTACTGAAAAACCAATGTTTTCTTTTACTTACTTTAGAGTGGAAGTTACCAGTGAGTTGCAGTTGCACTGATCTGTGTTCAAATAAAACACACTCGAATGGTACAGTCATTCGccaaaaatagattcattttaAACAACTGTCATGAAGTGAACTGTTTGTTTCGGAGAATTGATGATTATTGCTTTGGAAATGAAATTAGTACCCAGTATTTTTCTTGTTATCATCTCTGTATTTCTTGATTTGAAAGAGAAAATCTGTTTTTTATAACCTTCTTATAGCTCTATGTCgaactatatatttttttaacgaTGAGATTCTATTTTCTCTGAAGTATAAGCAACCAGTGATTAGGTTGAGGAaattattttgtgaaaattcttCTTCCGGATCGTTTAGAACTTTTTCGTGGAAACATTTTTATCGTTTGCATTTCGATATACCCATTCATTCCAAAATTTTCCACTGTTTGATAAGAAAAACTATTATTCCAGTTCGAAAACGGTTGAATGCAATATgtgataaaaataatgaaacatgGATGGAGCAATTGGTTGATTTATTGGTCCATTTGTAGATACGAATGGATAAGATGCTCAACTATTTACGTAAATCCGAAAAATTCTCCAAAATCTAACTGCTTGAAGATACTGTGAGTTCCGATACCTTACTGAACATCAAAAAGGCTAGTGATAGTAGGAAAAACGGTATATGTAGATCACACGATTAACAAGTGACGTTATATCTGTTCGATTGACCGTGAACAATATAACTTCTGAGATAATATGATAGGAACTTGAAATTTCCAAGGTTTGTATTGCTTTTTCGGTACCACCCCATTCTCCGGATTCAAATCCCATTGAACATGTGTGGAAACTGTGGAATATTTGGAAATACACTGACCATCATACTCCACAGTTAATCCTAGCTACAAATCGCTTGGAATCACTTGGTAGGCACTACTCTACCATGAAATTAAGAAagaaatttcttcttcttcaatgaGCACATCTAATGTCACATTTTCCTCGATATATCAATCAAATTCGAAAGTCAATGGGACAGTAGCTTGGTCTAGCCTCAAACGCGCTCAAAATTCCGGTTTTTCTTTCGATAACTAAAAATTTTCGTGATTGGTACATAACTTTCGGTCGAGATGGGTATAGCAGACGACTACCTTCGAAAAGAGAAGGAGGAGCAAGATCGACAAGCCGAAAAGGAAGAGGAggaagaggaagaagaagatgaagaagatGAGGATGAGTTGGAGATATCCAGCGTTGAAGAGACACTCAGGGCAAAAATGGAGGGCGACGAAGAAAGCGACACTGAGAAACACAAGGAAGATAAGGGTATTGAAAAGGGCTTATTCTTCAAGTGGTGGATCAAACCCAGTATAATTTATGCGTGAGTAGAACgataatttttgttggttttTTTGGTGAAAGATTTCTGAGATTGCCTCCTTGAACCCTTTCATTATTACTTCAGCAGTTTCTATTAAAAATCCGGAATGAAACCATTCATCATTGCatcaaaatattcttcatatttcgagGCTAAGCACAAATCGATTCAATTTTAATATCTTCATATGTTTCAAAGCTCTCCTTGGACACAAAAGTGGAATAACAGAAACATTAAGTGCAATGCAACATTTGGAGAAGCTTCAGCActtaagaaacatttttttaagtgTGTATCTTATTCCCAAGCTACCTATGATGTGAAATAACTTGTCCTATCATTTTTAATTTAGCTTCCTCACTAGTATTCCTCCAAAAATAATTGTAATTAACTGTATTCGTATAATTTTAATCTTCCAATCTTTTCCCAGTATTTCAGGTGGGTACAACTCTTCATTTATAAACTTCTTGGTGATTCTCTCACTCGAAGCAACCTAGTTATATGCGTGCATTCTTCAACTTGAAATAGGAACAATAtttgatttcaataatttcagaaaattcagCCGTAGGTATATgaaccatttgaaaaaatcaaaaaattcacTTTCTTCTCTTACATTCTTGATGCATGTATGATTACCGGGCTATCTATCCTGCAAGATACTGCCGCATTAGAAAGAGCTTCGACATGGATAAAAATGGATTTTCATGACCTGAATGTGAGGAAATTTTCACGCTATTACCTGCAATCTCACACAACCTGTCGATCAACGTCAAAActtgaaatttattatttgCTCGATTCGGGCTAGAATTACACAGTTTCCCACCTTGAATCCCTGGAAATGACGAATTTTCGAGAGCTAATGCATCTCCTCGTGGAGAAAGATAGAAAAAAATCAGACTGTATCGTGAACGACTGGATAGAGAGGGTTTTCACAAAAAGACAAATCAAGTTGGCCACAGAGGATGAGAGGTTAGAATCCGGAAACGACATGTTTGGCCAAGATAGGTCGATTAGTTCGACTTTTGACGAGGATTTGGATGATAGGATCAGAGAATTTTTGGGACGATTGAATTTGCCTAGATTCGAATGCAAGTAGGTGCTGTTTTTAACGatatgaatcagaaaaaaacattaaattcaGATGGAGacatttttaaagaaaaatgcAGTACGCCACTGCTCCTTTTATTTggcaattttttattgaaaggcTCATTCTTCGTTTGAAGCAGAAAATAATTGGCAAAGTCGACAAAAACAGGTGCAATGGTGTGAAACATTTTTCTTGATCGATGCGCAAAGATTACCCAGTATGAACGCCACTGCCTAAAGTTAAGCCACCATACGAACCTTTGCTAGCTCTCAAATACCTCAAAATTTCATTGGAAGATCTGCTGGTTGTGGAAATACcggaaaaattataaaatttctctCGATGTTATTCACTTGGAAAACACCCTAATAAAATTACAAGGTGCTATCGTCCTTTTTGGTCGTTTGCAGAGGTTCAGCCCAAGCTGAGAGTTTGTTTCCGACATCTAACCCTTGTCGTAAGCCAGAACCCACCCTATTTGTTGTGAATCTGTATCTACCGTCATTCCTAAAATTGAACAACAATTTTGGACGTTTCATAATTCTCCCAATGATATAAGAACTGATAAATTCCGTCTGCTCCGAGACTATTTAAGGGCTGGCGTACCGGGAGATGTTAGGAGACATGACGAGTAGCTTCCTCTGGTGTTGATTCCTTCCGAATGACGTCACGAATTTGTCGCTTCGTGGTGCATGAAAACCGTTATATAATCAACAAGAATAGCCTCGTCTGGAGACATACAGACAGACAACGGAAGAGCTTTCTTGATAGGGGAGAGATTTGCTTCTTTTGCAATTAGTTAAGATTGCTGCCTTGAGCACGTGGCATGATTCAACCGGTCCATCTGACTGGATCATGTTCTCCACAACGTGTTTGATGAGGAAAACTTTCGACGTATCTCTGAAGCAGTCAGGAGCACTGATATTTTGACCGCTGGATCTACGCAATTGGAGAGTAAAGGAATGGTTCAAATTTATCTGAATCTGCATCATTGACTTGAGAGTTGGCAATACGCTTAGGATCCAAGATATTTGTAAAAAGACAGCTCCACCAGTTGAGGTTTTTAGAAAAAAGAATGGTGGAGTTATTTCAGAAAGAAATCGATATAGACCTTTATGGATTTTCTACGATAATGAGAGAAAATGTATTATGAAATAGGTAAAATTCCATTGTGTTGCCCTAAGTGACAATAATACTGGAATTTTTTCCCTTTCTCTGGGTTCAACATCTGCTTCAATGTGGGATTATTGTTGTTTGATAAGAATTCCTCCTAATTAAACTTTAAATCTCCGAGAAATCCCTATCGGCTTGTTTTGACTTATAATTCAGCATTTTCCAAACAAGGACGATAACATGCCATTTCGAAAATAACTTAATGTAACCTTTAGTCACTGATGATACAAAACAACCTGATTTGCAATAAGAGGAGCTAAATGAAGAACGATGAAGATATGTGTAGTTTCTACAGGAATATTTAATATGTTCATGCGAAATCTTCCCCTCCATTATAGTTTATTTAAAATACTAAACAGTTGTTTGAATTCCCTTGAAATTATGTTGcgaaatttttatcatttttgacATCATTCTCTTATCAGCCATATCCAATTATTATTGAGTTTCCAATGACTCATTTCTCGAAGAATTGATGCTGTGTCACTTGGTAACACTATTCTTAAATTTTTCCGTATGAAAAATGAACTGCTCCTCAATCTAGCAACTGCTACTACAattagttctatttcacaatATAGAAAAGGTTACACGAAGAATTTAACAGTATAAAGAAAGATATGAATAATGACCCAGGCAATGAAGTACAGATATAAACAAGTTTTTTTGGCATTGGAAGGAATATGCAATTTCGGTTGAAATTTCATACTAGATTTTCCAATATCAAAGTGTACCTGAAATCCACCGAGAGGATTTTCATATCCATAATAGtctaacggccagtttcataatcaattttaaAATAACTTTTATTTAAAACTTTCCCTTAGTAGAACTATAAGGGGTTTTAAAACTTGAGGGACGTATTTTTAGTGGTAGAATACAAGGATTCTTTCTTATTCATTGCAAAGTATTcgttagttttttttctcagaGGAAGGGGGTATATTTCTATGCTCCATTTCATCCTTCACTTTCTTAGCTCTCTGTATACGATAGAGACGTGGAAAATAGCTATGTCAAGCGTTGAAAATATGTTGGGGGAGTTGAAAAAACTGAGCAATACCACGGAGAAATTACACCAAATAGAAAATACGCAAAAACAATACATAGCACTTAGAAACCAGGCGGACATCAAAAACGAACGGTTACAGCGAGCTGTCAGGGAGCTGGACGATGCTAACTTGAAAATTCTCGAACTCACCAGGGCCTTAGAGATATCCAAAACGAAAAACAGCTATTTGAACAACACGATAAGTTCGATGAAAAGCAGATTCGATACTGCTGAAGATGAGCTCCAGAAGAATACACAGAAATCGCACGAGGATGATCAGAGAATTTCGAAGATTGCATCAGAAAATTCCACTCTTCGAGAGGCAATACACAGGATTCAGATTGAAGGCATGGAACTTAAAAGTAGTTTAGAAAACGTGAAAATgcagttgaaaaataaaaaaatactgGTAGAAGAGTTGACGAAAAAGGATTTTCAGGAGTCTGTGAAGGGGATTCGAGAGAAACTATTTATGCTGAAACGGGAACATGAAAAAAGTAAAGAAATCGAGATGGATTTACAGAAATTGCTCGAAATGATGGAACTAAATGAAACATTGAAAAAGCGATGCGAAATGATGGAATATGAgatattttctattgaagaagaACAGATGGGGGTGAAATCTACCATAGAAATAGTGAAGAGTTCGATGGAAGGTACCACAGAAGAGTTATTGAGACCAAATTTTGTATCTTCTGTCGTCTTGAAAAATTGGGAGACGACAAGATGTCATATTTCCGCTGAAATGAATAGGAATAACGAAATATTGGCAAGAATTATAGAAGATTTACAAGAAAAGAGGAGAGAAAATGAAAGGATAATAATAGAGTTGAATTATTACAGGTCTGAAAATAAGAAACTCGAAAttatgaaagagaaattcgatgCAGAGATGAAACCATGTCAGTGATAACTTCTTCTTGTGTATTGttgtttttagttttcgttcTGTGTTTCAGGTTTTGGTTACTTCATATGATAAATATTGCTCTGATTTATGAAAGTTTTTTAAGATAGAGCATAAGCATTTTTTCATACCAATTTTAATCGTTACTTGATTTTCATTATTAAATATAGCTTATGTGACATACAGGCTCTTCCAACTAAGACGTCTCTGAGGTTCTAAACTTGTTATATCTTTATGATTAATCGACATAATGAGTTAGTTTCATAGAATAATATCTTGATGTTAttccttttttattttgaactttgaagttcgTAGAACCTGAAAATTTTACTCTATTTCAACTTTAACTTTTGGAAAGCTGAGAAAATGACACAAAAGGGTGTTTGTTATGGTCTGAAACGAAATTGGGTATACAAGGTGAATTCTAAATGGATCATGAATTGATATTTCGAATGACAGAATGTTATTTTAGTGAAAATTAGGTTTGAGAGCCATTTCCTGGGACGAATTGAAACAGAACGCACCGGCCCTGTCCCACCGTCAAGGTACAGAGCGCCGCGACGTTCAGCGCCAGGAACGGCGTCGCTTGGCACTCTAGACGTCGAGTACTGTTTGTCACGACACCCCTCCCGACAAGGGGTCGGAGCATTAGGGGTTGGAATAGTGGTGTGACGGGAAACTAGACCCGTCCAGGTGCACGAAGGTGATAAGTTGTGGATGAGGGCCACCGATTTACAGGGTGGCCCTTCGAAGTGTTGACAGTCACTCTCTCGACCCATCATCGGTTGAAAAATGGAAGGAGTATTGACGTCAGTTATCAAATTGGGAGAATTATCAATTTTGTGGAAATTAATATGTTTACGTTCTACTTTTTACGGTTTTTTTATACTAGGTTGAAGCTCACTCAAGTCATGGAACTCTTCATATAATGTAGCGAATAGTGATTATACATTTATAAGATATTTCATGGAGCTCATTACCTGATACTGATACCAAAGCTTGTTAAAGAAATATTATCTTGTTCTGAATCAGAAAACCTACTCAGAGTTGTAGCAAACTTGTCTTGACTATTCGAAACTCCTGTGTGTTTATCACAACTCTACAGCAGcccaataaaaaataaacaaaccgTTTGCGATGATACTGCTCTACAGTAAATCGTTTTAAACGTACATCAGAAAATTTGGTGTACTAAATCATATATACCGAGAAAAGCAACAAAATTGTCCTTGTGGGTATGGTGAAGTCCACAGCGAGAGATTTTTATGACAACTACCCAAAAAAAGATTGTCTCCACTTTTTTTGGGGTTACCTACTGGCCATCTTTTCACTATTGTCTCGGAGGATATGGTAAACATTACGGTTTCAGTTTTAAGGTTCCAAGGATCTTCGTTGATGAAGGATCTTCTTGCATTGAGAGGCTTGGATTCACACTGCTGATAGGAAAACTGTCATCGAAGTTCAAAAATTTATGATAAACTGTTTTTCTTTACCCACTTTGCTCAGCCTGAAGAGAAAAACCTCGTAAATTTCCAAATGTCCACTGTAGTAAATATCCCAAGAATTGTTACAATATTTTGCTCCAGAAAACCAATTAGATTCAACTTCTGAAACTCAGTTGAAGACCGTTTAGGTCCATTTTCCACTGGAACATATTTTCCTGTCGATCTGAATTTCCCTGAGACAACCCTGTCCTAGCCGTTCGTAAACCACATAATGTACAATATAATAAACGACACACAGGTTACGTAGGGACCCAGATCATCCTCGAAATTCTCGAAGACCAGCTTGTTTTCCTTCTACTTCGAATTATGAGACGAAAAAGTGGCTTAACACTATTGTCGTGTATAAGAAGCGTTTACGTATCCTCCTCCTAACTAGGACCTCTCATGTTTTTCCGTCCCGAAGATCCCATCTCGACGCCTTGGCAATCTCAACGTAGGATGCAAATTGCAGGTATTTCCTTAATTTCGTTTTAGCACCAACTCTGGATTGGGGGGCACGTATAAATAGGACTTGATAACTTCGGTTTTGAGTTCTGGACTAGattcgaatttgaatttttgatcacTTGGTTCTACTTTCCAAACTGTTTTTCTCGAAGTGGTGTACGTTTTTTGTCCATTATTCATTCCTTCAGCCAATTGAACTTTCATCAAGTTTCTTATCAGGCTAACTACACTCAGATATTGGTGTTTTGTGAGCGTAAATCTTCACAAGAAATATGTTTCTTTTTTAAGACTTTCATTTTCttaattataatttcattagccccaataatgaagaatatttttatatgGGTGTTTTCTGAAGTTCCCTTGTTtgaaaacattgaaattttatcttttttttggaaacgatTGGGTTTAGGGTTTAGAGTATTAGTCCAGAAATACCTTTCTTTGACAGTCTCATCTTATGGAAAGCGCACTTTGGAATTTGGAAGCTTTTCGTACGTCTTACTTACTTCAGACGAAAGTTATAATATTGAAGCAATGTCCTTCACAATAATCATAACATCCTTCAGGGATGGTCGGAAATAAAGTAAACCCCTGATCAAATCCCATTTCTAGGGAGTCTCCATCTATCATCATCAGTCAGATAGAAGACATTCATTACGGTTGTGTTACACGCTCGTGAAAACTTCCAAAGTTCACGTCCCAATTCCTTTTGGCGTTGTAAGGACACCTATCCATAtcgtttttcatcatatttttgTCACTTTCATTGTGAAGCATTCATTTCGAGCAGCTGAGTTTGGATTTCGAATTCATATGTATTTTTCTGTCGATAGAATCGATGATTAGTTTTCTTATTTCGTCAGAATTCATTTATCTCAACCCCTACGTAAATTTTTCCATCAGACTTTTTCAATATTGTCGTCTGAATTGCACTTGAGACTGGCAAAATCGTGATATTGatagattttgaaaattatcatCGAATAAACCTTCAAGAATTCTGAGTCCTCCAGAGAAAATGACACAAAGTTCGTCCATATGAAATTTCCCAAAAATGCAATATATTTTACTCGTGAAAAGGACCATTGGGCTTACTTTCAAAACAGAAAGTAGGTACCACAATTcgccaaaacattttttttttttggttgaatAAATGATTCCCACTGAAGATTGCGATCATTCGTTGTTCTCTAACTAACTCGTTGTTACAGACCATAACAATTATAACTATGCGTTTTTctccaatttttcagatttcgtCATCCACTTGTCACATCTAGACTGGAAAAATTGATGGGATCGAACTGCGTGAGTCTCACTGATCGTGAGTTCATGCAGAGATTGCAACACAGGATTTTGATTGAATATGGCAATGCAGCTGAAAAGAGAATAAGGATCAGAGAGGTAAAATATCACATTTTCTTTCGATAAAGGCGAAACTAATTGTAATGAAAACGTTTGTCGAAGAAAACATGCAAGAATCGAATggataattcaaatttttcttggTTCTGAAGTATTTTCAACTTCCAGGACACTTAATATTAGATATACTTCATTCTTGATAATCATCTTTCAGATGGACGAAATGGAGAgggtgaaaaatttggtactcaCTGGAAAAGTACCGTTTTCCAAAGCTCCACCGGAGATGTTTGATCATCCTGTGATGGTAATCGAGCGATACTGTCAGAAACTGATCGCAGAAAGAAGGGCGAAGGTGAGTTAAcatttttcaatcaaatttttaatctaATGAATTATTCATCGCAGTTCCATATCATGTGAATTGTTCCACGAACGCCCCCGTGGtagttttcagttttcatttacTTCAAACTCTTCGTGATATTGTTGTGTGCAAGCTTTTCCCTAGATTAGGAAAGCGCTCGTAAAAACCATCACCGCACTTACTGCCACCCAAAAAGGTAATGAAGCACTCAATAATAAAGGGAATCGTCTCCTGGAACTTCATCAACTGGAAACATAGCTAATTGGTGGTATTAAACATCGATTTCTGGTGAAGTTTCGATTAACTCTCATTGCTTCCTGTCTCATTGTTGATTTTATTAATCTGCTGAAGGTTTTAGTTCATATGAATTTGGTTCTATAACTTTTTAGTATACAAATCTTTTTCTAGTCAGATAAACTGTTTAAGaatatcctctgaaaatttcatagaccgtagatggaaatgtgatacatattctgaaagagcaactcttctagtaatgaatctgagaatttcatggaGATcgatttttagaaatttttggatagtcacctttcgagtggattatctctcagtAACAATAACCACAGAtggatatgtgatacatattctgaaagagcaactcttctagtaaaaaatctgagaatttcatccctCTAACCCCCCACCCCTCTAATCctcaaccgttcgatcttgacgaatttttaactgaatccaggtttttcatgattttcgaaggtcagctttcgagtcgtttatctctcgataaaagtaaATGTGGATGGAAATatgatacaaattctgaaagagcaactcttctagctataaatctgaaaattttatggagctcaatgcagccgttcggtcttgaagattgtttttgattccatcttttGTAAGTTTCTCGATAGTCACCTTACATGTGGATTATCCCTCAATagcaataaccgtagatggaaatgtgatacatattctgaaagagcaactcttctattaaaaaatctgagaatttcatccatctaggtgcaaccgttcgatcttgaccaatttttaactgaacccaactttttcaggatttttcgaaggtccgATTTCAAGTCGTTTATCTCTAGAGTCTAGATAAAAGTaactgtagatggaaatgtggtacatattctgaaagagcaactcttcttgtaataaatctgaaaatttcatggagaTCGATGCAGCCCATCGGTCTTGAAAATCATTCagttgattccatctttttggaaatttaaatttttttgtcatttagCATATTCCTACATTAATACGTATTCATGTAAATAGATTGGGTTGAAATATCTGGTGAGAGAATGAATAAACTTCTTGAGGATATTCTACTGACACTTGTTGTTGTTTCGACAGTCCTTCTTCAGTGTCTATCACCCTCTGGAGATTTCAGAATTTCACTTCGGAAGCAACTCCGCTGAACTAGACACATTCTGTGTGATTTCATGCAAACACAGCTCGGCATGTAAGGTCAATCTTCTCCTTTCCATTCAATTCCTCGTTTCCCCCACGCACTCAACGAAATTGATATTTCTTCATTAATACCAATCATCAACATCATCATCGGTAACGACGTATTGGACGGAACGCTTTCGCAAAACAAACCATCggtctaatttttttttcacgcgACATTATCATCGCTCCCCGTTCTCGCGTTTCGCCAAATTCGCGTGGGACTCCACGGAGGGAATTCCGGGAACACCACGGGGGACTGATGATTTACAACGGTACCTTGTCATGCGGACGCTTTTCCCCGTACGTTTCGTCAAAGGTTACCCGCCGAAAATTACGTCTTTCTCCGTTGTTCTAGCGAATTAGGGGATGCGTTAATGACTGGGCGTTTTGGATTCTCCAGAAGCTGCAGATCTATCCAGGATGAATGGAATCAACTCACTGGAATTGGGTATAAAGGGTTGGAACTAGGGGAGGGAAGATTTGGGAAAACGAAACGTAGGATTGACTACTTGGACCCAATCTATTCATCTGAAATGTTTTCAGCTTTCAAACGCTGCTGTTTCTTCGAGAATTGAGTTtttaatggaacaccctgtaaatttcAACATTCTCTCAGATGTTTCTTCGGATCCTAAGTTGATTTTATCCGAATTTATCTCATACCCATCTTCCCAACACCTACACGTTTGAATCTCGGTTTCCATAG
The nucleotide sequence above comes from Coccinella septempunctata chromosome 4, icCocSept1.1, whole genome shotgun sequence. Encoded proteins:
- the LOC123312576 gene encoding CBP80/20-dependent translation initiation factor codes for the protein MSEDSNLKRSSKTDFTALMRERSFVKPSKEQKRRCQTMASIRGKPTMEIYRPPNVRSDLQFPNNAAKLNVHAKEFTMNHQGQPYGLQSSKSSGDILLEHRLPHLQHSKSSGNVLRHLNHPGLIPLIPTALPLPLMHASSHAHLLNHHLSGMSFQPFNSDLLTQHPIFTGYNQTKPFNFVQQQPHTNQQVSSSQNLKRSKSLGAADSQNLASKLKGLAKEETDLGIFSAEDQKNLKLAIVDPNQLPSRTLMDLVKVIMERVIEGIKYCEAGAKLCIAIIEREKNQTFLESLLNTCQQWYQERDKLLRNIKAGDGTKFTSFMWFLTEMCGQLKRHQLKEQFENLQPEISLLSILAKCCQACVTPPIKCLPETECLFFVLTSTGRDLESELPQQLEQLLASVRDGFLTANSAAVRRTLLQLIELHASNWQLAGSSVLYYYPRIK
- the LOC123312580 gene encoding uncharacterized protein LOC123312580, which codes for MGIADDYLRKEKEEQDRQAEKEEEEEEEEDEEDEDELEISSVEETLRAKMEGDEESDTEKHKEDKGIEKGLFFKWWIKPSIIYAFRHPLVTSRLEKLMGSNCVSLTDREFMQRLQHRILIEYGNAAEKRIRIREMDEMERVKNLVLTGKVPFSKAPPEMFDHPVMVIERYCQKLIAERRAKIKVPKVNIPNHLYWDDTIDPPSGLSIEKGHMFRDSFDRVCIPPEKFLSVDDEEDIELGYMLTNAEFETLRYEDPNVRRLKECQTVEELYELSDEVIGNLKTMEGRVDDDTSSKMSAQTM
- the LOC123312578 gene encoding nucleoprotein TPR-like, whose amino-acid sequence is MLHFILHFLSSLYTIETWKIAMSSVENMLGELKKLSNTTEKLHQIENTQKQYIALRNQADIKNERLQRAVRELDDANLKILELTRALEISKTKNSYLNNTISSMKSRFDTAEDELQKNTQKSHEDDQRISKIASENSTLREAIHRIQIEGMELKSSLENESVKGIREKLFMLKREHEKSKEIEMDLQKLLEMMELNETLKKRCEMMEYEIFSIEEEQMGVKSTIEIVKSSMEGTTEELLRPNFVSSVVLKNWETTRCHISAEMNRNNEILARIIEDLQEKRRENERIIIELNYYRSENKKLEIMKEKFDAEMKPCQ